Proteins encoded together in one Carya illinoinensis cultivar Pawnee chromosome 3, C.illinoinensisPawnee_v1, whole genome shotgun sequence window:
- the LOC122303001 gene encoding rhamnogalacturonan I rhamnosyltransferase 1-like, which yields MCKVTGYDGKRSYRDECEMGFKFWSEVRVGKSKSLMVLRPRMKLFVIRVITIMLICACVAQLMTLGELWRPRVLKGWPSCFSPSELPLHAELPAAPIKVASPPKRIYKNNGYLRVSCNGGLNQMRAAICDMVTIARYLNVTLIVPELDKTSFWHDPSDFHDIFDVNHFIKSLRDEVRIVKELPPRLNRRFEKRKLYSLPPISWSNMSYYLDQILPLVKKHKVLHLNRTDARLANNGLPLEIQKLRCRVNFNALKFTSQIEKLGKRIVRILRQKGPFLVLHLRYEMDMLAFSGCTHSCNSYEVEELTKMRYAYTWWREKVINSTFKRQEGLCPLTPEETALVLSALGIDRNVQIYIAAGDIYGGERRMARLVETFPNLVTKDTLLDSSELSYFKNHSSQMAALDYLVSLESDLFVPTYDGNMAKVVAGHRRFLGFKKTLLLDRKLLVGLIDQYNDGSLSWDDFSSVVKQIHANRMGSPKKRVIIPAKPKEEDYFYANPYECLQLQDEPLRNT from the exons ATGTGCAAAGTGACTGGCTATGATGGGAAGCGTAGTTATAGGGATGAGTGCGAGATGGGATTCAAGTTTTGGAGTGAGGTGAGGGTCGGAAAGTCGAAGAGTTTGATGGTATTGAGGCCTCGAATGAAGCTGTTTGTAATTCGGGTGATAACAATTATGTTGATTTGTGCTTGTGTTGCTCAGCTAATGACCTTGGGAGAGCTGTGGAGGCCAAGAGTGTTAAAGGGTTGGCCTTCTTGTTTCAGCCCTTCAGAATTGCCTCTGCACGCTGAATTGCCTGCTGCTCCGATCAAAGTTGCTTCCCCACCAAAAA GGATTTATAAGAACAATGGTTATCTTCGGGTTTCCTGCAATGGAGGCCTAAACCAAATGCGAGCAGCA ATATGCGACATGGTTACCATTGCCAGATACTTAAATGTCACACTTATTGTTCCAGAGCTGGATAAAACCTCCTTCTGGCATGACCCGAG TGACTTCCATGACATATTTGATGTGaatcattttattaaatcatTGAGAGATGAGGTTCGGATAGTGAAGGAGTTACCACCAAGGCTCAATAGAAGATTTGAAAAGCGAAAGTTATATTCATTGCCACCCATTAGTTGGTCTAACATGTCCTACTACCTTGATCAG ATTCTTCCTCTGGTGAAAAAGCACAAAGTTCTGCATTTAAATAGAACTGATGCTCGACTGGCTAATAATGGTCTGCCTCTTGAGATTCAGAAGTTACGCTGCCGAGTAAATTTCAATGCATTGAAGTTTACTTCCCAGATAGAGAAGTTGGGTAAAAGAATTGTCAGGATATTGAGGCAGAAGGGCCCCTTCCTGGTCCTTCATCTCAGATATGAAATGGATATGTTGGCTTTCTCTGGCTGCACTCATAGTTGCAACAGTTATGAGGTGGAAGAACTCACAAAAATGAG ATATGCATACACCTGGTGGAGGGAAAAAGTTATAAACTCCACGTTTAAAAGGCAAGAAGGTTTGTGCCCTTTGACACCTGAGGAAACTGCATTAGTATTGAGTGCACTCGGGATTGATCGTAACGTTCAAATTTATATTGCTGCTGGAGATATATATGGTGGTGAAAGAAGGATGGCACGTTTGGTGGAAACTTTCCCTAACTTG GTCACAAAAGATACTCTGCTGGATTCCTCAGAGCTGAGTTATTTCAAGAATCACTCATCCCAAATGGCAGCATTGGATTATCTTGTTTCCCTGGAGAGTGATTTATTTGTTCCTACGTATGATGGAAACATGGCTAAAGTAGTTGCAGGCCATCGCAG GTTTTTAGGATTCAAAAAGACTCTTTTATTGGACAGAAAGCTTCTAGTTGGTTTAATAGATCAATACAACGATGGGTCATTAAGCTGGGACGACTTCTCTTCTGTTGTGAAACAAATTCATGCCAATAGGATGGGAAGCCCAAAGAAACGAGTGATAATTCCTGCCAAACCTAAGGAAGAAGATTATTTCTATGCCAACCCATACGAGTGTTTGCAACTGCAAGATGAACCATTGAGGAACACATGA
- the LOC122303002 gene encoding transcription factor BIM2-like — MVKPAKSHDHDDEFDDDDDEDDVARNSSCSRIARGDGKSRDQRTMAHRSKHSETEQRRRSKINERFQILRDILPRNDQKRDKASFLLEVIEYIHHLQDKLNMYEGQYSGWSSEPKKLIPWRNNRGPAESFVDHSQVIKNGFGFENNTVHPALLTNAQNSPESELGTTAVYKALDNPTGSATPVAPSNVQMKLNMFDPVVRGGLPTQPLQESVSDAENMSYQPQSQWWHARPYPTESDVQNSTLNEQELAVDGGSVSISNSYSEEILNSLTQALQSSGVDLSQACISVQINAGKPTNSRLNGVASNSKDDETESLNDQVTGHAVVGSCLNESGLAQKRLRTEES, encoded by the exons ATGGTGAAGCCAGCAAAGAGCCACGACCACGACGACGAGTTCGATGATGACGACGACGAAGACGACGTTGCCAGAAACAGCTCCTGTTCTCGGATCG CGAGAGGGGATGGGAAGAGCAGGGATCAGAGGACAATGGCGCATCGGTCGAAGCACTCGGAGACCGAGCAGAGGAGGAGGAGCAAGATTAACGAGAG ATTTCAGATTTTGAGAGATATCTTACCGCGGAATGATCAAAAAAGAGATAAGGCTTCATTCTTGTTGGAG gTTATAGAATACATTCACCATTTACAGGATAAGTTAAATATGTATGAAGGACAATACAGCGGGTGGAGTTCAGAACCAAAAAAATTGATACCTTGG AGAAATAATCGTGGGCCTGCAGAAAGTTTTGTGGATCATTCACAAGTTATAAAGAATGGTTTTGGCTTTGAGAATAATACCGTCCACCCAGCTTTACTTACAAATGCACAGAACTCACCAGAATCTGAATTGGGTACAACTGCGGTTTACAAGGCACTTGATAACCCCACTGGGTCAGCTACACCAGTTGCTCCTTCGAATGTGCAAATGAAGCTAAACATGTTTGATCCTGTTGTTAGGGGGGGTCTGCCTACCCAGCCCCTACAGGAATCTGTTTCTGATGCTGAAAATATGTCCTACCAGCCCCAATCCCAGTGGTGGCATGCTAGACCTTATCCAACCGAGTCTGATGTTCAAAATAGTACACTGAATGAACAGGAACTGGCTGTTGATGGTGGATCAGTTAGCATCTCAAATTCATATTCTGAAGA GATTCTGAATTCACTGACCCAAGCGCTGCAATCTTCCGGAGTTGATTTGTCACAAGCCTGCATCTCAGTGCAGATTAATGCTGGTAAACCTACAAATAGCAGACTGAATGGTGTAGCATCTAATTCAAAG GATGATGAGACAGAGTCTTTGAACGATCAAGTTACGGGGCATGCTGTAGTTGGCAGCTGCCTTAATGAGTCTGGATTAGCTCAGAAGAGGCTAAGAACGGAAGAAAGCTAG